From Salvia splendens isolate huo1 chromosome 16, SspV2, whole genome shotgun sequence, a single genomic window includes:
- the LOC121770370 gene encoding protein FAR1-RELATED SEQUENCE 5-like → MHKLASKVPNRLLRDDEFKKEFNACVWSDLVEPDEFEEEWNRLVKQHQLEDIDWFTTLYAYRKFWILAYFRDFPMGSMIRTTSISESENSFYKNFLKPRANIAEFYLNFNHAIEFQRNSRTTLDYHDATTIPILATTLPFEKHASRMCTDSMFKKIQEEIMEGNERYRVLGFLFGETVDTYKLGDSKRNAYVVRHQKTDDTYSCECKLFGRHGYLCSHEKNPG, encoded by the coding sequence ATGCATAAGTTGGCTAGCAAGGTACCGAACCGGTTGCTGAGGGACGACGAGTTCAAAAAGGAGTTCAATGCTTGTGTGTGGTCGGACCTCGTTGAGCCGGACGAATTCGAGGAGGAGTGGAATAGATTGGTCAAACAGCATCAACTAGAGGACATCGACTGGTTCACCACATTGTATGCGTACAGGAAATTCTGGATACTGGCGTACTTCAGGGATTTTCCTATGGGATCGATGATTAGGACTACGTCCATATCCGAATCCGAGAATAGTTTCTACAAAAATTTTCTGAAGCCCCGAGCTAACATAGCTGAATTCTACTTGAATTTCAACCATGCAATAGAATTCCAGCGGAACAGTAGAACAACGTTGGACTACCACGATGCCACTACCATACCCATACTAGCCACTACTCTGCCATTCGAGAAACATGCTTCCAGGATGTGTACCGACAGTATGTTCAAGAAAATACAAGAAGAAATTATGGAGGGTAATGAAAGATATCGTGTGCTTGGATTTTTGTTCGGAGAAACGGTTGACACCTACAAGCTTGGGGACAGCAAACGCAATGCATATGTCGTCCGTCATCAGAAGACTGATGATACTTACTCGTGCGAATGCAAACTATTTGGTCGGCATGGTTATTTGTGCAGCCATGAAAAAAATCCCGGATAA